A window of the Kineosporia sp. NBRC 101731 genome harbors these coding sequences:
- a CDS encoding SAV_6107 family HEPN domain-containing protein, with product MSATTLARPPVSTAARMLLDRSRAGLAQACASRTASERYVTAHLAALRAAAAVLAVRSRPGGRGGPRSVWEVLPRVAPELGEWSSFFASTASRRAAIDAGRTGVISAREADDLLREAEAFHHLVESTLGLPYQQVLPLTLPSCE from the coding sequence ATGTCGGCAACCACTCTGGCCCGGCCGCCCGTCTCGACCGCGGCGCGGATGCTGCTCGATCGTTCCCGGGCCGGCCTGGCCCAGGCCTGCGCGTCGCGCACCGCGTCCGAGCGCTACGTCACCGCACATCTGGCGGCCCTGCGGGCCGCGGCCGCGGTGCTCGCGGTCCGCAGTCGTCCCGGGGGCCGGGGCGGGCCCCGCAGCGTCTGGGAGGTCCTGCCCCGGGTTGCTCCTGAACTGGGCGAGTGGTCCTCGTTCTTCGCCTCCACCGCCTCCCGCCGGGCTGCGATCGACGCCGGCCGCACTGGCGTCATCAGTGCCCGCGAGGCCGACGATCTGCTGCGCGAGGCAGAGGCTTTCCACCATCTGGTCGAGTCCACACTCGGCCTGCCCTACCAGCAGGTTCTCCCGTTGACCCTGCCGAGCTGCGAATGA
- a CDS encoding monooxygenase → MTTPARRVVKYPMTYVVLTVWGVPISRLPLALLRMGTERLALRSVPGLRFAKLLGTGDGRTFTLRDADPRHWGLLTVWESPEHATAFAEGGVHRRWNALASERLEITMSPLTSRGEWARTEPFGSPAPRRIADDVQVASITRARLRPSRAMSFWRSVPPVSAELSTVAGLRLALGIGEAPIGLQGTFSLWESSSALNDFAYHRASHLDVVRRTGPERWYAEELFARFEVHSVTGTFGSFRGTAPEPSRRGEE, encoded by the coding sequence ATGACGACTCCGGCGAGACGGGTGGTGAAGTACCCCATGACCTACGTGGTGCTCACGGTCTGGGGCGTGCCGATCTCCCGCCTACCTCTGGCGCTGCTCCGGATGGGTACCGAGCGCCTTGCGCTGCGGTCCGTCCCCGGGCTGCGTTTCGCCAAACTTCTCGGTACCGGCGACGGGCGCACGTTCACCCTGCGCGACGCCGATCCCCGGCACTGGGGTTTGCTGACCGTCTGGGAGAGCCCGGAGCACGCCACCGCGTTCGCGGAGGGTGGGGTCCACCGCCGCTGGAACGCCCTGGCCTCCGAGCGTCTCGAGATCACGATGAGCCCTCTGACCAGCCGGGGTGAGTGGGCCCGCACCGAGCCGTTCGGGTCACCGGCACCACGAAGAATTGCGGACGACGTCCAGGTCGCCTCGATCACCCGGGCCCGCCTGCGACCGAGTCGGGCGATGAGCTTCTGGCGTTCCGTCCCTCCGGTCTCCGCCGAATTGTCCACCGTCGCCGGTCTACGCCTGGCGCTCGGTATCGGGGAGGCCCCGATCGGTCTTCAGGGCACGTTCTCCCTGTGGGAATCGTCGTCCGCGCTGAACGATTTCGCCTACCACCGGGCCAGCCACCTCGACGTGGTCCGTCGCACCGGGCCCGAGCGCTGGTACGCGGAAGAACTTTTCGCCCGGTTCGAGGTGCACTCGGTCACCGGGACCTTCGGATCCTTCCGGGGCACCGCGCCGGAGCCCAGCCGGCGGGGGGAAGAATGA
- a CDS encoding o-succinylbenzoate synthase, producing MTAQADFSVAPYAIGLTDRFRGITVREGVLLPGPHGWGEFCPFPEYDDAVASRWLATAVEACTVGWPAPVRDRIPVNCIVPAVTPERAAELVIASGCATAKVKVADRPGSLADDLARVEAVRSALGPHGAVRVDANMRWDVDEAVHALRELTRVAGELEYAEQPCRTVEELAEVRRRVEVRIAADESIRQAADPTRVRLSEAADVAVIKCTPLGGVRRAMEVAESTGLPCVVSSALETSVGLAAQVALAAALPELPFACGLGTISLFREDVARPGESLRPESGFIRVPAAAPVPDQTVLAGVEMVDPVRRAWWLARLGRAIDGLADPSAVPSAWRLA from the coding sequence GTGACGGCTCAGGCAGACTTCTCGGTGGCGCCCTACGCGATCGGGTTGACCGACCGCTTCCGGGGGATCACCGTGCGGGAGGGGGTCCTGCTGCCGGGCCCTCACGGATGGGGCGAGTTCTGCCCGTTCCCCGAGTACGACGACGCCGTCGCGTCCCGGTGGCTGGCGACGGCGGTGGAAGCCTGCACGGTCGGCTGGCCGGCGCCGGTGCGTGACCGGATCCCGGTGAACTGCATCGTTCCGGCTGTCACCCCCGAACGCGCCGCCGAGCTGGTGATCGCCTCGGGCTGTGCCACCGCGAAGGTCAAGGTGGCGGACCGGCCCGGCTCGCTCGCCGACGACCTGGCCCGGGTCGAGGCGGTGCGCTCGGCGCTCGGCCCGCACGGGGCCGTCCGGGTGGACGCGAACATGCGCTGGGACGTCGACGAGGCCGTTCACGCCCTGCGTGAGCTGACCCGGGTGGCGGGGGAGCTGGAGTATGCCGAGCAGCCCTGCCGCACCGTCGAGGAGCTCGCCGAGGTGCGTCGCCGGGTGGAGGTGCGGATCGCCGCCGACGAGTCCATCCGGCAGGCTGCCGACCCCACCCGGGTGCGGCTGAGCGAGGCGGCGGACGTCGCGGTGATCAAGTGCACACCGCTCGGAGGCGTACGCCGGGCCATGGAGGTGGCCGAGTCGACAGGACTGCCCTGTGTGGTCTCCTCGGCGCTGGAGACCAGCGTGGGTCTGGCCGCCCAGGTGGCCCTCGCGGCGGCGCTCCCGGAGCTCCCGTTCGCCTGCGGTCTCGGCACGATCTCCCTGTTTCGCGAGGATGTCGCCCGTCCGGGTGAATCTCTGCGCCCGGAAAGTGGTTTCATCCGGGTTCCGGCTGCTGCGCCGGTGCCGGACCAGACCGTCCTCGCCGGGGTCGAGATGGTCGACCCGGTGCGTCGGGCCTGGTGGCTGGCGCGTCTGGGACGGGCGATCGACGGCTTGGCCGACCCGTCCGCGGTCCCGTCGGCGTGGCGCCTGGCCTGA
- a CDS encoding DUF6504 family protein, producing the protein MARRVSELVDVRVVQETGDAPMAFLWRGRLYVVREVLGHWHERRDWWSTAAARALHGEDSHGRRPPVPEEPSFAVWSGQPSGSSGELPGGVPGGIPGRAREDQLEDVVGRSHKHSRHRSRGGAERGAERPGSARRHSGPAGAPAGSAGPAEKPHEFMLDSECEVWRVEASTGRAFGSGVYDLSRTPSAEQSADSWRLLQVAD; encoded by the coding sequence ATGGCTCGTCGGGTAAGTGAATTGGTTGATGTCCGGGTCGTCCAGGAAACGGGTGACGCGCCGATGGCCTTCCTCTGGCGCGGTCGTCTCTACGTGGTGCGGGAAGTTCTCGGGCACTGGCACGAGCGGCGCGACTGGTGGTCCACCGCCGCCGCGCGTGCCCTGCACGGTGAGGACTCGCACGGCCGGCGACCCCCGGTCCCGGAAGAGCCGTCCTTCGCGGTCTGGTCCGGACAGCCGTCCGGATCCTCCGGCGAACTGCCTGGCGGAGTGCCCGGCGGTATCCCTGGGCGGGCCCGCGAAGACCAGCTCGAAGACGTTGTCGGCAGGTCCCACAAGCATTCTCGCCATCGGTCTCGTGGTGGGGCGGAGCGAGGTGCCGAACGGCCCGGTTCGGCCCGGCGTCACTCCGGGCCGGCGGGAGCACCGGCTGGATCGGCCGGGCCCGCCGAAAAGCCCCACGAGTTCATGCTCGACAGCGAGTGCGAGGTCTGGAGGGTGGAGGCGAGCACCGGGCGGGCCTTCGGCAGCGGGGTGTACGACCTCTCCCGCACACCGTCCGCGGAGCAGTCGGCCGATTCCTGGCGCCTGCTCCAGGTCGCCGACTGA